The Thalassotalea nanhaiensis genome has a window encoding:
- a CDS encoding SDR family oxidoreductase yields the protein MTKNILVIGASSGMGKDLSLALLKANHNVYCCARRVDKMQYLQEQGANIYKLDVCDESNVQQVVAEVIKHAGHLDIVYSNSGFAIAGPVEETPIDKVHAQFDTNVYGAARVARAVLPYMREQNSGRIIFTTSIAARISTSMNSWYSASKHALNGMAKGLAQEVADFNIKVITIEPGCVKTEFDSHQLADMVATNNMETYKAIVEKSHDFLADAYGKGSCTQSTVNTMLKAGFANKPKLSYRSTLDAKLMLFAQNLIGEKLMGKAVLKLIKKF from the coding sequence GTGACAAAGAATATTTTAGTAATTGGTGCTTCATCAGGCATGGGCAAAGATTTATCACTTGCTTTACTTAAAGCCAATCACAATGTGTATTGCTGCGCCCGCCGTGTAGATAAAATGCAATATTTACAAGAGCAAGGCGCCAATATTTATAAATTGGATGTTTGTGATGAAAGCAACGTACAACAAGTCGTGGCAGAGGTTATTAAACACGCCGGCCACCTTGATATTGTTTACTCAAATTCGGGATTTGCTATAGCAGGCCCGGTTGAGGAAACACCAATCGACAAAGTTCATGCTCAGTTTGATACCAACGTTTATGGCGCAGCACGTGTTGCTAGAGCTGTATTACCTTATATGCGTGAACAAAATAGTGGCCGCATTATATTTACCACGTCTATTGCGGCACGAATATCAACGAGCATGAACTCTTGGTATTCGGCCAGCAAACACGCGTTAAATGGTATGGCAAAAGGATTAGCGCAAGAGGTTGCTGACTTTAACATTAAGGTGATCACCATAGAGCCAGGCTGCGTTAAAACCGAGTTTGACAGCCATCAATTAGCAGACATGGTAGCGACTAACAATATGGAAACATACAAAGCTATTGTTGAAAAATCCCATGACTTTTTAGCAGACGCTTATGGCAAAGGGTCCTGCACACAATCTACCGTTAATACCATGCTAAAAGCTGGTTTTGCTAACAAACCAAAACTTTCTTACCGGTCAACCTTGGACGCAAAGTTAATGCTTTTCGCACAAAACTTAATCGGTGAAAAACTTATGGGTAAGGCCGTTTTAAAACTTATTAAGAAGTTTTAA
- a CDS encoding arylsulfatase yields the protein MNTHIIFKQIMFTAFTCLTLSGCIQSATETETEQVAQHQPVKSPNIIVILADDLGYSDIAPFGSEIDTPNLNTLAEQGIKMTNFHVGAACSPTRTMLMTGVDNHFAGLGNMLEIQADNQFGKPGYEGHLNNSVVTVSNVLKEQGYNTYMVGKWHLGKSAENLPSGRGFDRSFTLLESGADNWVDQSYGPMYKKVHYYEDGKPTELPKDDYYSTDFYTDKMIDYIESNRNSGKPFFSYVAYQAVHSPHQAPKEYVDKYNGVYDQGWDKQRELRLAKQKEIGLISQETVLAENFDKSTMYKLSDWDQYSVEEKQFQARRMQVYAGMVDNMDHNIGRLMAYLKSIGEDENTLIIFMSDNGADATELQNIPVFEPWYRGNYNYTYPSEMTKGFPELGQKGSFSAYGPGWASVSNTPMSYWKTYSSEGGIRSPLIAYYPKKIKAGQQLDSFAYVSDILPTLINVAGTTVTDAYADKTDVHTPKGKSMWPLFTGQTSKVHDNDSMIGYELAGSSAMFNGDYKLVKNLPPKGTGQWELYNIVKDPAEVNNLAKVNPEKLATLIKAYEDYASTNNVIPVPEGYNPKVQLMKNAKRKTTAH from the coding sequence ATGAATACACACATCATATTTAAACAAATAATGTTCACAGCATTCACTTGCCTAACATTAAGTGGCTGCATTCAATCAGCAACAGAAACAGAAACAGAACAGGTAGCACAACATCAACCTGTAAAAAGCCCCAATATTATCGTCATCCTTGCAGATGATTTAGGCTATTCGGATATTGCGCCTTTTGGTAGTGAAATTGACACCCCAAACCTAAATACGCTCGCAGAGCAGGGCATAAAAATGACCAATTTTCATGTTGGTGCTGCCTGCTCTCCAACCCGAACTATGTTGATGACAGGTGTTGATAACCACTTTGCCGGCTTAGGTAATATGCTTGAAATACAGGCAGACAACCAGTTTGGTAAGCCTGGTTATGAAGGGCATTTAAATAACAGTGTTGTAACTGTTTCCAATGTATTAAAGGAGCAAGGCTACAACACTTATATGGTAGGTAAGTGGCATCTTGGCAAGTCAGCAGAAAATTTACCATCAGGTAGAGGCTTTGATCGCTCATTTACATTACTTGAAAGTGGCGCCGATAACTGGGTAGACCAATCATATGGCCCTATGTATAAAAAAGTACATTATTATGAAGATGGTAAGCCTACCGAACTTCCAAAAGACGATTATTATTCGACTGATTTTTACACTGACAAAATGATCGATTACATCGAATCTAACCGTAATTCAGGCAAGCCATTTTTTAGCTATGTTGCATATCAAGCAGTACATAGTCCACATCAGGCTCCTAAAGAATATGTAGACAAATACAACGGTGTTTATGATCAAGGTTGGGATAAGCAAAGAGAGTTACGACTAGCAAAACAAAAGGAAATTGGACTGATTTCTCAAGAGACTGTTTTAGCAGAAAACTTTGATAAATCTACGATGTACAAGCTTTCAGATTGGGACCAGTACAGCGTAGAAGAAAAGCAATTCCAAGCACGTAGAATGCAAGTATACGCCGGGATGGTTGACAATATGGACCACAATATCGGCCGCTTAATGGCATATTTAAAGTCTATTGGTGAAGATGAAAATACCCTTATCATTTTTATGTCTGATAATGGTGCTGATGCCACAGAACTGCAAAACATTCCAGTATTTGAGCCTTGGTATAGAGGAAACTATAACTACACTTATCCGTCAGAAATGACAAAAGGTTTCCCAGAGCTTGGTCAGAAAGGATCATTCTCTGCCTATGGACCTGGCTGGGCATCGGTAAGTAATACACCAATGAGTTATTGGAAAACCTATTCTTCTGAAGGCGGTATTCGTTCACCACTGATTGCGTATTACCCGAAAAAAATTAAAGCAGGACAACAACTGGATTCATTCGCTTACGTTAGTGATATTTTGCCAACCCTTATAAATGTAGCCGGCACAACCGTTACTGATGCATACGCTGACAAAACCGATGTACATACACCTAAAGGTAAAAGCATGTGGCCATTGTTTACAGGCCAAACAAGTAAGGTTCACGATAACGATTCGATGATAGGTTACGAGCTTGCTGGTAGTAGTGCGATGTTTAATGGCGATTATAAGTTGGTTAAAAACCTGCCACCTAAAGGGACTGGTCAATGGGAGCTGTATAACATTGTTAAAGACCCAGCAGAAGTTAACAACCTTGCTAAAGTAAACCCTGAAAAATTGGCGACGTTAATTAAGGCTTATGAAGATTATGCATCAACTAACAATGTAATACCCGTACCAGAAGGCTACAACCCGAAGGTACAGCTGATGAAAAATGCTAAGCGCAAAACCACAGCGCATTAA
- a CDS encoding DUF4136 domain-containing protein, whose amino-acid sequence MMNRFSLFFLCFAFLAGCSSSYEANTDYKKEYDFSKVGSYFVIADKGLKNPMLSDIDRGRISYAIDSKLQKEGFKAAGHNSADILISYFVITKDKVKVTSYVHNPRYVYAPTYDPGISAKDYTEGTFVLDFIDNKTKQTVWRSTLTKPLKTFDSIEQRDQAIAELINKMLAELPK is encoded by the coding sequence ATGATGAATAGATTTAGTTTGTTTTTCTTGTGTTTCGCATTTTTAGCTGGTTGCTCTTCCAGTTATGAAGCAAATACAGACTATAAAAAAGAATATGACTTTTCAAAAGTAGGATCATATTTTGTTATCGCTGATAAAGGCTTAAAAAACCCTATGCTAAGTGATATTGACCGAGGTCGTATTTCTTATGCCATAGATAGCAAACTGCAAAAGGAAGGATTTAAGGCAGCAGGACACAATTCAGCAGATATTCTTATCAGCTACTTTGTCATCACTAAAGATAAAGTAAAAGTAACGTCATACGTACACAATCCTCGATACGTTTACGCCCCAACATATGATCCAGGCATTAGCGCCAAAGACTATACCGAAGGCACATTTGTTTTAGATTTTATTGACAACAAAACTAAACAAACAGTATGGCGCAGCACCTTAACTAAACCGTTGAAGACGTTTGACAGCATAGAGCAAAGAGATCAAGCGATAGCTGAGTTGATAAACAAAATGCTTGCTGAACTTCCAAAATGA
- a CDS encoding LysR family transcriptional regulator: protein MNKLEQKLARVDLNLLISLSVLLNERSVSKAADVMFVTQPAMSKALQRLRDIFDDPLFHRTSTGIFPTAKGMELEQKLPSILNQVNGLLKQNEFTPATCNETFSISVPSVICHLVLLPFILKLNKIAPDICIVDFPSEADPFTSLEKGKYDFAIHIAKPKNSHFSHTSLGFVKPNVFARKSHPLANKKAPSTIDDLCRYKFIDYQIGPTESKSFENPADRIYRLLNFKPQISCKSSQLSMLTALLESNDYLFIAPSFMLNTPEFADKFSSIYEFDLAQEHMYELLLLEAPQIKYSPAEQWLKNELVKSINID from the coding sequence ATGAACAAGTTGGAACAAAAACTGGCACGGGTTGATTTGAACCTGTTGATTTCTTTAAGTGTATTATTGAATGAACGAAGTGTAAGCAAAGCCGCTGATGTTATGTTTGTGACACAGCCGGCGATGAGTAAAGCCCTGCAAAGGCTAAGAGATATTTTTGATGATCCGCTATTTCATCGCACATCAACGGGAATATTTCCTACGGCTAAAGGTATGGAGCTGGAACAAAAGCTGCCAAGTATACTGAATCAAGTTAACGGCTTGCTAAAACAGAACGAGTTTACCCCGGCAACGTGTAATGAGACATTTTCAATTTCAGTGCCATCGGTTATTTGCCATTTAGTATTATTACCCTTTATTTTAAAATTAAACAAAATTGCACCAGATATATGCATAGTCGACTTTCCGAGCGAGGCTGATCCATTTACCTCTTTAGAAAAGGGAAAATATGATTTTGCCATTCATATTGCAAAACCTAAAAACAGCCATTTCAGCCATACCTCTTTAGGCTTTGTTAAACCCAATGTTTTTGCCAGGAAAAGCCATCCGTTAGCAAATAAAAAAGCTCCAAGTACTATTGATGATTTATGCCGTTATAAGTTTATTGATTATCAAATCGGGCCCACTGAAAGTAAGAGTTTTGAAAATCCCGCAGATAGGATATATCGACTATTAAATTTTAAACCTCAAATTTCGTGTAAAAGTAGTCAACTGAGTATGTTAACGGCATTGTTAGAAAGTAATGATTATTTATTTATTGCGCCAAGTTTTATGCTTAATACACCGGAATTTGCCGATAAATTTTCGTCTATTTATGAGTTTGATCTTGCCCAAGAGCACATGTATGAATTGCTTTTGCTAGAAGCACCTCAAATTAAATATAGCCCAGCCGAGCAATGGCTAAAAAATGAGTTGGTTAAGAGCATTAACATTGACTAA
- a CDS encoding Imm27 family immunity protein, which produces MDVITDVETINDFIKCRCKKLTTDSSDWETLYINEDANEYWVKSYPNSECHGGGNPILSRITSLEVEQKFGSTERQK; this is translated from the coding sequence ATGGATGTTATTACTGACGTCGAAACTATAAACGACTTTATAAAATGTCGGTGTAAAAAGTTAACTACTGATTCTTCAGACTGGGAAACTTTATACATAAATGAAGATGCGAATGAGTATTGGGTTAAGTCGTACCCTAACTCAGAATGTCATGGTGGCGGCAACCCAATTTTAAGCCGAATAACTTCGCTTGAAGTTGAGCAAAAGTTTGGGTCAACCGAACGACAAAAATGA